The sequence below is a genomic window from Bradyrhizobium septentrionale.
TTCAAACGCCGATCTATTCCTTGGGGAATTCGAGTCCCATTTCCCGGTAGCGGTCGGGATCGTCGCCCCAGTTCTCGCGCACCTTGACGAACAGGAACAGATGCACCGGCACGCCCATGATCTCGGCGAGCTCGGCGCGCGCCTGCGCGCCGATCGACTTGATGGTGGCGCCGCCCTTCCCGAGCACGATCTTGCGCTGACTCTCGCGCTCGACATAGATCGTCTGCTCGATGCGGATCGACTTGTCCTTGCGGTCGGTCCAGCTGTCGGTCTCGACCGTCGACTGGTACGGCAATTCCTGATGCAGATGGCTGTAGATCTTCTCGCGCGTGATCTCGGCGGCCAGATGCCGCATCGGCGCGTCCGACATCTGGTCTTCGGGGTAGTGGAACGGCCCCGCGGGCACCATCTGCGCCAGCGCCCGCCGCAGATCGTCGACGCCATCGCCCGACAGCGCCGAGATCATGAATGTGTGCTCGAAGCGCATGCGTTCGTTGGCGGCCTGCGCCATCGCGAGCAATTTTTCCCGCTGAACGAGGTCGACCTTGTTCAGCACCAGGATCTTGGGATGCGCGACGGATTCGAGCTTGGCCAGAATCGCCTGCGCCTCCTCGTCGATCCCAGCCTTCGCATCGAGCAGCACGCAGACGAGATCGGCGTCGTGGGCACCGCTCCAGGCGGTCGACACCATGGCGCGGTCGAGCCGGCGCCGCGGCGCGAAGATGCCCGGCGTATCGACCAGGATGATCTGCGCATTGCCCTCGATCACGATGCCGCGGATCAGCGCGCGCGTGGTCTGCACCTTGCGCGAGACGATGGTGACCTTGGAGCCGACCAGCGCATTGACCAGCGTCGACTTGCCGACATTGGGCGCACCGATCAGCGCGACGAAGCCACAGCGCGTCGCGTTCCCCTGCCCCTCCGCCTGTCCCTTGGCTTCGTCAGTCATTGGTGCCGACGCCTTCACGCTCGATCATGGCGGATGCTGCTGCTTTCTCGGCCGCACGCTTGTTGCCGCCGAGACCCTCGGCGGAGGCCAGTCCCGGCAGGTCGACCGCAACGCGGAATTGCGGATCGTGGTGCGGGCCAGTGCGTTCGACCTCGCGATAGACCGGCGTCGGCAGTCCCTTGCCCTGCGCCCATTCCTGCAGCACGGTCTTGGGATCGCGCAGCGGCCGGCGCAGCTTGTGCATTCGTTCGGTCCAGTTGCGCTCGACGAACTGGCGCGCCGCCTCGTAGCCGCCGTCGAGAAAGATCGCGCCGATCACCGCTTCGCAGATGTCGCCGAGCACGGATTTGCGCAGCCGCGCGCCCTCGACCGCCTTCACCATGCCGAGCTTGATGTCCTCGAGCAGTCCGAGCGACTTGGCGACGTCGGCGCAGCTCTCCTTGCGCACGAGGTCGGCGAGCCGCTTCGACAATTCGCCCTCATCGGCCTTCGGGAAGGCCCGGAACAGCATGTCCGAGACGATCAGGCCGAGCACGTGGTCGCCGAGAAATTCCAGCCGCTGGTAGCTGTCGGCGCGGTTGCGGGTGGCGGGCTTCAGCGCGGAGACGTGGGTGAACGCGGTGGTCAGCAGCACGGGATCCGAGAAATTGTACCCGATGCGCGCCTCGGTGCCGGCGATCGCGGCCTTCTCTTCGGCCGCCTTGGCGGCCTTGCTGCGCCGTTTCTTCGGCGCGGCCGTACCGTCGGCGGCAGGCGTCGGGCTCGGCTCGCCGGCGGGCGCTTGATCGTTGATGGCTGCGGTGTCGTCGTTCATCGCACGATGGAGAATAGGCGGTTCCACCGCACCGCGAACGGCCAGCGCCAGATCATCCAGGCCTGCTCGCCCTCGGCGATCGAGAAGAAGATCATCTGGGCCCGCCCGATGATGTTCTCGAACGGAACGTAGCCGACCTGCGACAGGAAGCGGCTGTCGGTGGAATTGTCGCGGTTGTCGCCCATCATGAAGAAATGGCCGGGCGGGACGGTGTAGACGATGGTGTTGTCCATGTAGCTGTTGTCGGTGCAGTCCAGCGCCTCATAGCTGACGCCGTTCGGCAGGGTTTCCTTCCAGCGCTTGACGCGGGCGGTGGCATCCGCCGAGCCGCAAGGGTCCTCGCCGATGAAGTCGCTCAGCCGTTCCC
It includes:
- the era gene encoding GTPase Era; its protein translation is MTDEAKGQAEGQGNATRCGFVALIGAPNVGKSTLVNALVGSKVTIVSRKVQTTRALIRGIVIEGNAQIILVDTPGIFAPRRRLDRAMVSTAWSGAHDADLVCVLLDAKAGIDEEAQAILAKLESVAHPKILVLNKVDLVQREKLLAMAQAANERMRFEHTFMISALSGDGVDDLRRALAQMVPAGPFHYPEDQMSDAPMRHLAAEITREKIYSHLHQELPYQSTVETDSWTDRKDKSIRIEQTIYVERESQRKIVLGKGGATIKSIGAQARAELAEIMGVPVHLFLFVKVRENWGDDPDRYREMGLEFPKE
- the rnc gene encoding ribonuclease III, with product MNDDTAAINDQAPAGEPSPTPAADGTAAPKKRRSKAAKAAEEKAAIAGTEARIGYNFSDPVLLTTAFTHVSALKPATRNRADSYQRLEFLGDHVLGLIVSDMLFRAFPKADEGELSKRLADLVRKESCADVAKSLGLLEDIKLGMVKAVEGARLRKSVLGDICEAVIGAIFLDGGYEAARQFVERNWTERMHKLRRPLRDPKTVLQEWAQGKGLPTPVYREVERTGPHHDPQFRVAVDLPGLASAEGLGGNKRAAEKAAASAMIEREGVGTND